In Pseudomonas nunensis, a single window of DNA contains:
- the leuS gene encoding leucine--tRNA ligase, with translation MHEQYQPREIEAAAQSFWDEQKSFEVSEQPGKETFYCLSMFPYPSGKLHMGHVRNYTIGDVISRYQRMQGKNVLQPMGWDAFGMPAENAAMKNNVAPAKWTYENIAYMKTQLRSLGLAVDWSREVTTCKPDYYRWEQWLFTRLFEKGVIYRKNGTVNWDPVDQTVLANEQVIDGRGWRSGALIEKREIPMYYFKITAYADELLSSLDDLPGWPEQVKTMQRNWIGKSRGMEVQFPYNVDSIGESGVLKVFTTRPDTLMGATYVAVAAEHHLAALAAQNNPELQAFIAECKGGSVAEADVATQEKKGLPTSLFVEHPLTGEKLPVWVANYVLMHYGDGAVMAVPAHDERDFEFATKYNLPIKSVVRTSSGDTNPSPWQDAYGEHGTLINSGEFDGLDFEGAFDAMEVALIKKNLGASRTQFRLRDWGISRQRYWGCPIPIIHCDTCGDVPVPEDQLPVVLPEDVVPDGAGSPLARMPEFYECNCPKCGQPAKRETDTMDTFVESSWYYARYASPHYAGGLVEKSAADHWLPVDQYIGGIEHAILHLLYARFFHKLMRDEGLVSSNEPFKNLLTQGMVIAETYYRREANGAYTWFNPADVELERDSKAKVISAKLIADGLPVEIGGTEKMAKSKNNGVDPQSMIDQFGADTCRLFMMFASPPDMSAEWSDSGVEGSHRFLKRVWRLAQAHVTQGLPGKLDVASLNDGQKAIRRSIHQAIKQASHDVGQNHKFNTAIAQVMTLMNVLEKAPQGTDQDRALIHEGLETVVLLLAPITPHISHELWNQLGHADPVIDAGWPVLDESALVQDSLQLVIQVNGKLRGHIEMPASATREEVEAAARANENVLRFVDGLTIRKVIVVPGKLVNIVAS, from the coding sequence ATGCACGAACAATATCAGCCCCGTGAAATCGAAGCCGCCGCCCAGTCGTTCTGGGACGAGCAAAAGTCCTTTGAAGTCAGTGAACAGCCAGGCAAGGAGACTTTCTACTGCCTGTCGATGTTCCCTTACCCCAGCGGCAAGCTACACATGGGGCACGTGCGCAACTACACCATCGGCGACGTGATCTCCCGCTACCAGCGCATGCAAGGCAAGAACGTCCTGCAACCCATGGGTTGGGATGCCTTCGGCATGCCGGCGGAAAACGCCGCGATGAAGAACAACGTAGCGCCCGCCAAGTGGACCTACGAAAACATCGCCTACATGAAAACCCAGCTGCGCAGCCTGGGCCTGGCGGTGGACTGGTCCCGCGAGGTGACCACCTGCAAGCCTGATTACTACCGCTGGGAACAATGGCTGTTCACTCGCCTGTTCGAAAAAGGCGTGATCTACCGCAAGAACGGCACCGTGAACTGGGACCCGGTCGACCAGACCGTCCTGGCTAACGAGCAAGTGATCGACGGTCGCGGCTGGCGTTCCGGCGCGCTGATCGAAAAGCGCGAAATCCCGATGTACTACTTCAAGATCACTGCTTACGCGGATGAGCTGCTGTCGAGCCTCGACGATCTGCCGGGCTGGCCTGAACAGGTCAAGACCATGCAGCGCAACTGGATCGGCAAGTCCCGGGGCATGGAAGTGCAGTTCCCGTACAACGTCGATTCCATCGGCGAAAGCGGCGTACTGAAAGTCTTCACCACCCGTCCGGACACCTTGATGGGCGCGACTTACGTTGCCGTGGCCGCCGAGCACCACTTGGCCGCCCTGGCCGCGCAGAACAACCCTGAGCTGCAAGCGTTCATCGCTGAATGCAAAGGCGGCAGCGTCGCTGAAGCCGACGTCGCCACCCAAGAGAAAAAAGGCCTGCCGACGTCGCTGTTCGTCGAGCACCCGCTGACCGGTGAGAAACTCCCGGTGTGGGTCGCCAACTATGTGCTGATGCATTACGGCGACGGCGCAGTGATGGCGGTTCCGGCTCACGACGAACGTGATTTCGAGTTCGCCACCAAGTACAACCTGCCGATCAAATCGGTGGTGCGCACCAGCTCCGGCGACACTAACCCATCGCCATGGCAAGACGCCTACGGCGAGCACGGCACGCTGATCAACTCCGGCGAGTTCGACGGCCTCGACTTCGAAGGCGCTTTCGATGCCATGGAAGTCGCGCTGATCAAGAAAAACCTCGGTGCCTCGCGCACCCAGTTCCGCCTGCGCGACTGGGGCATCAGCCGCCAGCGCTACTGGGGCTGCCCGATCCCGATCATCCACTGCGACACCTGCGGTGATGTGCCGGTCCCGGAAGATCAACTGCCGGTCGTGCTGCCGGAAGACGTGGTGCCGGATGGCGCCGGTTCGCCATTGGCACGCATGCCCGAGTTCTACGAGTGCAACTGCCCGAAATGCGGCCAGCCTGCCAAGCGTGAAACCGACACCATGGACACCTTCGTCGAGTCCTCGTGGTACTACGCCCGTTACGCCTCGCCGCACTATGCTGGCGGCCTGGTGGAAAAATCCGCGGCCGACCACTGGTTGCCGGTGGATCAGTACATCGGCGGCATCGAACACGCAATTCTTCACCTGCTGTACGCGCGCTTCTTCCACAAGCTGATGCGTGACGAAGGCCTGGTGAGCTCCAACGAGCCGTTCAAGAACCTGCTGACCCAAGGCATGGTGATCGCCGAGACTTACTATCGTCGCGAAGCCAACGGTGCCTACACCTGGTTCAACCCGGCGGACGTGGAACTCGAGCGCGACAGTAAAGCCAAGGTCATCAGCGCCAAGCTGATCGCCGACGGCCTGCCGGTGGAAATCGGCGGCACCGAGAAGATGGCCAAGTCGAAGAACAACGGCGTTGACCCACAGTCGATGATTGACCAGTTCGGCGCAGACACCTGCCGGCTGTTCATGATGTTCGCCTCGCCACCCGACATGAGCGCGGAATGGTCCGACTCCGGCGTTGAAGGTTCGCACCGTTTCCTCAAGCGCGTCTGGCGTCTGGCCCAGGCCCACGTCACTCAGGGCCTGCCGGGCAAACTGGACGTCGCGAGCCTGAACGACGGGCAGAAAGCCATTCGCCGTTCGATCCACCAGGCCATCAAGCAGGCCAGCCATGACGTCGGCCAGAACCACAAATTCAACACCGCCATCGCCCAGGTGATGACGCTGATGAACGTGCTGGAAAAAGCCCCGCAAGGCACCGACCAGGATCGCGCGCTGATTCACGAAGGCCTGGAAACCGTGGTCCTGCTGCTGGCGCCGATCACTCCGCACATCAGCCACGAGCTGTGGAATCAACTGGGTCACGCCGACCCGGTGATCGACGCAGGCTGGCCGGTGCTGGACGAGAGCGCCCTGGTGCAAGACAGCCTTCAGTTGGTCATTCAAGTGAATGGCAAACTGCGCGGCCACATTGAAATGCCGGCCAGCGCCACCCGCGAAGAAGTCGAAGCCGCCGCACGGGCGAACGAGAACGTGCTGCGCTTCGTCGATGGCCTGACTATTCGTAAAGTGATCGTAGTGCCCGGGAAACTGGTCAATATCGTCGCCAGCTAA
- a CDS encoding YdcF family protein gives MPFRYFVKQLLLPPGILLLLLALAWWLRRSRPRLAGLCFALGLGGFWLMSLPVVVQWSAKALEREPALALDEWATLGQRADAIVVLGSGRERGDSAWGADQPTGVGLERQRYAARLAKASGLPILTSGGLHYDTPPTEAKLMADSLLDDFGVTVRWQEGRSRTTWENAQFSAQVLLPEGVKRVVVVTQAWHMPRAVWSFRQAGFEVVPAPVGFLGVDNARPLGGWMPEFKSIWQSGQLLNEAVGQVGYSVFYR, from the coding sequence ATGCCTTTTCGTTATTTCGTGAAACAACTTCTACTGCCTCCCGGCATCCTTTTGCTGCTGCTGGCGCTTGCCTGGTGGTTGCGCCGCTCACGGCCGCGACTGGCCGGATTGTGCTTTGCATTGGGGCTTGGCGGTTTCTGGCTGATGAGTTTGCCGGTGGTGGTGCAATGGAGCGCCAAGGCTTTGGAGCGTGAGCCAGCGCTGGCGCTGGATGAGTGGGCAACCCTGGGCCAGCGTGCGGATGCGATCGTGGTGCTGGGATCGGGCCGCGAGCGGGGCGATTCGGCGTGGGGCGCGGACCAGCCGACCGGCGTAGGCCTGGAACGCCAGCGCTATGCCGCGCGATTGGCCAAGGCGTCTGGCCTGCCGATCCTTACGAGCGGCGGCCTGCACTACGACACACCGCCGACGGAAGCCAAGTTGATGGCAGATTCATTGCTCGATGATTTCGGCGTGACCGTGCGTTGGCAGGAAGGGCGCAGCCGCACGACTTGGGAGAATGCGCAGTTCAGTGCCCAAGTGCTGCTTCCGGAAGGGGTGAAGCGCGTGGTGGTGGTGACTCAGGCCTGGCATATGCCGCGAGCGGTCTGGAGTTTCAGGCAGGCGGGTTTTGAAGTGGTGCCCGCGCCGGTTGGGTTTCTGGGCGTGGACAATGCCCGGCCGCTGGGCGGCTGGATGCCGGAGTTCAAGTCGATCTGGCAGAGCGGGCAGTTGCTGAACGAGGCGGTGGGGCAGGTGGGGTATTCGGTGTTTTACCGCTGA
- the lnt gene encoding apolipoprotein N-acyltransferase, producing MHRLTRPGWPGNLLAVLAGAITTLALAPYDIWPLALLAVGFFYAGLRELSPRQALGRGWCFGFGLFGAGTSWIYYSIHNFGGASVLLAGFLMLIFTAAIAWFFALPAWIWARWLRRNEAPLADALAFAALWVGQEAFRGWFLTGFPWLYSGYSQLNGPLAGLAPVGGMWLISFVLALTAALIWNAPRLIRTGRKGFIAAGVVLLAGPWVAGIALKEHAWTSPAGPALSVAAIQGNIEQSMKWDPAQLNAQLALYRDMSFSSKRVDLLIWPETAVPVLKESAEGYLSMMGNFAAERKTALITGVPIRQEVRHERRFFNGITVVGEGDGTYLKQKLVPFGEYVPLQDVLRGLIAFFDLPMSDFARGPADQAMLQAKGYQIAPFICYEVVYPEFAASLAARSDLLLTISNDTWFGKSIGPLQHLQMAQMRALEAGRWMIRATNNGVTGLINPFGQITTQIPQFERGILYGEVVPMHNLTPYLEWRSWPLIIVCVLLFGWALIASRMAKTV from the coding sequence ATGCACCGTCTGACCCGTCCCGGCTGGCCCGGTAATCTGCTGGCCGTGCTGGCCGGTGCAATCACCACCCTGGCGTTGGCGCCGTACGATATCTGGCCGCTGGCATTGCTGGCGGTCGGTTTCTTCTATGCCGGTCTGCGTGAACTGAGTCCTCGTCAGGCCTTGGGCCGTGGCTGGTGTTTCGGCTTCGGCCTGTTCGGCGCCGGCACCAGCTGGATCTACTACAGCATTCACAACTTCGGCGGCGCTTCGGTGCTGCTGGCCGGTTTCCTGATGCTGATCTTCACCGCCGCGATTGCCTGGTTCTTCGCCCTGCCCGCCTGGATCTGGGCGCGCTGGTTGCGTCGTAACGAAGCACCGCTGGCCGATGCCTTGGCGTTTGCGGCGCTGTGGGTGGGTCAGGAAGCGTTTCGTGGCTGGTTCCTCACCGGTTTCCCGTGGCTCTATTCCGGTTACAGCCAGCTCAACGGCCCATTGGCCGGGCTCGCACCGGTCGGCGGGATGTGGCTGATTTCCTTCGTCCTGGCCCTGACAGCAGCGCTGATCTGGAACGCTCCACGACTGATTCGCACAGGCCGCAAAGGGTTCATTGCCGCTGGCGTGGTATTGCTGGCCGGTCCATGGGTGGCGGGCATCGCGCTCAAGGAGCATGCCTGGACCAGCCCTGCCGGCCCGGCGCTGAGCGTCGCCGCCATCCAGGGCAACATCGAACAAAGCATGAAGTGGGACCCGGCGCAGCTCAACGCGCAGTTGGCGCTGTACCGCGACATGAGCTTCAGCTCCAAGCGCGTCGACCTGCTGATCTGGCCGGAAACCGCAGTGCCGGTGCTCAAGGAGTCCGCCGAGGGCTACCTGAGCATGATGGGAAACTTCGCCGCAGAACGTAAGACTGCGCTGATTACCGGCGTGCCGATTCGCCAGGAAGTGCGGCACGAGCGCCGTTTCTTCAACGGAATCACCGTGGTCGGTGAAGGCGACGGCACTTACCTCAAGCAGAAACTCGTGCCGTTCGGCGAGTACGTTCCGTTGCAGGATGTGTTGCGCGGGTTGATCGCGTTCTTCGATCTGCCGATGTCGGACTTTGCTCGTGGCCCGGCCGATCAGGCCATGCTGCAAGCCAAGGGTTATCAGATCGCACCGTTCATTTGCTATGAAGTGGTCTACCCGGAATTCGCCGCCAGCCTGGCCGCCCGCAGCGATCTGCTGCTGACCATCAGCAACGACACCTGGTTCGGCAAATCCATCGGCCCGCTGCAACATTTGCAGATGGCGCAGATGCGCGCGCTGGAGGCCGGCCGCTGGATGATCCGCGCCACCAACAACGGCGTGACCGGTTTGATCAACCCGTTCGGGCAGATCACGACGCAGATTCCGCAGTTCGAACGCGGGATTCTGTACGGCGAAGTGGTGCCGATGCACAACCTGACGCCGTACCTTGAATGGCGTTCGTGGCCGCTGATCATTGTGTGTGTGCTGTTGTTTGGTTGGGCGTTGATCGCGAGCCGGATGGCGAAAACCGTTTAA
- the ybeY gene encoding rRNA maturation RNase YbeY: MLELDLQLATEASAPSEAEFRQWCELALRQRTADSEMTIRLVDEEEARELNFTWRQKDYATNVLSFPADVPDEFLDIPLLGDLVICVAVVEREAAEQGKELKAHWAHLVIHGCLHLLGYDHIDDEEAEEMEALERTLLAELGYPDPYADDETETSPIVTTKDSE; the protein is encoded by the coding sequence ATGCTTGAGCTTGATCTGCAACTGGCCACTGAAGCATCTGCGCCAAGCGAAGCCGAGTTCCGCCAATGGTGCGAACTGGCCCTGCGCCAGCGCACCGCTGATTCCGAAATGACCATTCGCTTGGTCGACGAAGAAGAAGCCCGCGAACTGAACTTCACCTGGCGGCAGAAAGACTACGCCACCAATGTTTTGTCGTTCCCGGCCGATGTTCCCGATGAGTTTCTCGATATTCCATTGCTGGGCGATCTGGTGATCTGCGTGGCGGTGGTCGAGCGCGAAGCCGCGGAACAAGGAAAGGAACTAAAGGCCCACTGGGCGCATCTGGTCATTCACGGCTGCTTGCATCTGCTTGGTTACGACCATATAGATGACGAGGAAGCCGAGGAAATGGAAGCACTGGAACGAACGTTGCTTGCCGAGTTGGGCTATCCCGACCCTTATGCGGACGACGAAACCGAAACATCCCCTATCGTTACAACAAAGGATTCAGAGTAA
- a CDS encoding PhoH family protein — protein MNAPIEPHRFILEPFEARRFANLCGQFDEHLRLIEQRLTIEIRNRGNQFELIGEPKHTTSAENLIRRLYRETKGTELSPDTVHLFLQESAVEELDNVSPAEPSVALRTKKGMIRPRGLNQLRYVKEILGNDINFGIGPAGTGKTYLAVACAVDALEREQIRRILLVRPAVEAGEKLGFLPGDLSQKIDPYLRPLYDALYEMLGFEYVAKLIERQVIEVAPLAYMRGRTLNNSFIILDESQNTTVEQMKMFLTRIGFGSTAVITGDITQVDLPKGTKSGLHHVIEVLKDVPGISFTHFMPKDVVRHPLVQRIVEAYERFENRVADEAPKDKRHDA, from the coding sequence TTGAACGCACCCATCGAACCACATCGTTTCATCCTCGAGCCCTTTGAGGCTCGCCGCTTCGCCAATCTGTGCGGGCAATTCGACGAGCATCTGCGCTTGATCGAACAGCGCCTGACCATCGAGATCCGCAATCGCGGAAACCAGTTCGAACTGATCGGCGAACCCAAGCACACCACTTCCGCGGAAAATCTGATTCGCCGTCTGTACCGGGAAACCAAAGGTACGGAGCTGTCGCCGGATACGGTTCACCTGTTCCTGCAGGAATCGGCCGTCGAAGAGCTGGACAACGTCTCCCCCGCCGAACCCTCCGTCGCACTGCGCACCAAGAAAGGCATGATTCGCCCTCGCGGCTTGAATCAGTTGCGCTATGTGAAGGAAATCCTCGGTAACGACATCAATTTCGGTATCGGCCCGGCCGGTACCGGCAAGACCTATCTGGCTGTTGCCTGCGCGGTAGATGCGCTGGAACGCGAGCAGATTCGTCGCATCCTGCTGGTGCGCCCGGCGGTTGAAGCGGGCGAAAAGCTCGGTTTCCTGCCCGGCGACCTGTCGCAAAAGATCGACCCGTACCTGCGCCCGCTGTATGACGCGCTCTACGAAATGCTCGGCTTCGAATACGTGGCCAAGCTGATCGAGCGCCAGGTCATCGAAGTCGCGCCGCTGGCCTACATGCGCGGTCGCACGCTGAACAACAGCTTCATCATCCTCGACGAAAGCCAGAACACCACTGTCGAGCAGATGAAGATGTTCCTGACCCGGATCGGCTTTGGCTCCACTGCCGTGATCACCGGTGACATCACCCAGGTCGACCTGCCGAAAGGCACGAAATCCGGGCTGCACCATGTGATCGAAGTCCTGAAAGACGTGCCGGGCATCAGCTTCACCCATTTCATGCCCAAGGACGTCGTGCGCCATCCTCTGGTGCAACGCATTGTCGAAGCCTACGAGCGCTTCGAAAATCGCGTCGCCGATGAAGCGCCCAAGGATAAACGCCACGATGCTTGA
- the miaB gene encoding tRNA (N6-isopentenyl adenosine(37)-C2)-methylthiotransferase MiaB translates to MAKKLYIETHGCQMNEYDSSRMVDLLGEHQALEVTARAEDADVILLNTCSIRERAQDRVYSQLGRWRELKLANPDMVIAVGGCVASQEGAAIRDRAPYVDVVFGPQTLHRLPEMIDAARATKLPQVDVSFPEIEKFDHLPEPRIDGPSAYVSVMEGCSKYCTFCVVPYTRGEEVSRPFDDVLAEIIHLAENGVREVTLLGQNVNGYRGTTHDGRLADLAELIRVVAAVDGIDRIRYTTSHPLEFSDSLIQAHAEVPELVKHLHLPVQSGSDRILSAMKRNHTALEYKSKLRKLRAAVPGICISSDFIVGFPGETEKDFEQTMKLIEDVGFDFSYSFVYSQRPGTPAADLADETPEELKKERLNALQHRLNQQGFEISRQMVGSTQRILVTDYSKKDPGELQGRTENNRIVNFRCDNPTLIGQFADVHIDAAQPHSLRGSLIQ, encoded by the coding sequence ATGGCCAAGAAGCTTTACATCGAAACCCACGGTTGCCAGATGAACGAGTACGACAGCTCGCGCATGGTCGATCTGCTGGGTGAACACCAGGCCCTGGAAGTCACCGCTCGCGCTGAAGATGCCGACGTGATCCTGCTCAACACCTGCTCCATCCGCGAGCGCGCCCAGGACCGGGTGTATTCCCAGCTCGGCCGCTGGCGCGAACTGAAACTCGCCAATCCAGACATGGTGATCGCCGTCGGCGGTTGCGTGGCCAGCCAGGAAGGCGCCGCCATCCGCGATCGCGCGCCGTACGTGGACGTGGTGTTCGGCCCGCAGACCCTGCACCGTTTGCCGGAAATGATCGACGCCGCCCGCGCCACCAAGTTGCCGCAAGTGGACGTCTCGTTCCCGGAAATCGAAAAGTTCGACCACTTGCCCGAGCCGCGCATCGACGGGCCGAGCGCCTATGTGTCGGTGATGGAAGGCTGCAGCAAGTACTGCACGTTCTGCGTCGTGCCCTACACCCGCGGTGAAGAAGTCAGCCGACCGTTCGATGACGTACTCGCCGAGATCATTCACCTCGCCGAAAACGGCGTGCGTGAAGTGACCCTGCTGGGGCAGAACGTCAACGGTTATCGCGGCACCACCCACGACGGGCGCCTGGCGGACCTCGCCGAGCTGATCCGCGTGGTCGCCGCCGTCGATGGCATCGACCGGATTCGCTACACCACGTCGCACCCGCTGGAATTTTCCGACAGCCTGATCCAGGCCCACGCCGAAGTACCAGAGCTGGTGAAACACCTGCACTTGCCGGTGCAGTCGGGCTCGGACCGCATTCTTTCGGCGATGAAGCGCAACCACACCGCGCTGGAATACAAATCCAAACTGCGCAAGCTGCGCGCCGCCGTGCCCGGGATCTGCATCAGCTCAGACTTCATCGTCGGCTTCCCGGGCGAAACCGAGAAAGACTTCGAACAGACCATGAAGCTGATCGAAGACGTCGGTTTCGACTTCTCCTACTCGTTCGTTTATAGCCAACGCCCGGGCACTCCGGCGGCTGACCTGGCGGACGAGACGCCGGAAGAGCTGAAGAAAGAACGCCTGAACGCGCTGCAACATCGCTTGAATCAGCAGGGTTTCGAGATCAGCCGACAAATGGTCGGTTCGACCCAGCGTATTTTGGTCACCGATTATTCGAAGAAAGACCCTGGCGAGCTGCAAGGCCGGACCGAGAATAATCGTATCGTCAACTTCCGCTGCGACAATCCAACCCTGATTGGCCAGTTCGCCGACGTGCACATCGATGCCGCACAGCCGCACTCGTTGCGGGGCTCGCTGATCCAATAA
- a CDS encoding DUF1820 family protein, with protein sequence MTKREAPIYKVIFLNQGQVYEMYAKQIYQSDLWGFLEVEEFVFGERTQVVVDPSEEKLKAQFEGVVRSFVPMHSIVRIDEVERLGTPKISEARGAVGNVMPFPMPMPDK encoded by the coding sequence ATGACCAAACGTGAAGCCCCAATCTACAAGGTGATTTTCCTCAACCAGGGCCAGGTGTACGAAATGTATGCCAAGCAGATCTATCAAAGTGATCTGTGGGGCTTCCTGGAAGTGGAAGAATTCGTCTTTGGCGAGCGCACGCAAGTGGTCGTCGATCCGAGCGAAGAGAAACTCAAGGCTCAGTTCGAGGGCGTGGTGCGCAGTTTTGTGCCGATGCATTCGATTGTGCGCATCGACGAAGTCGAGCGCCTGGGCACGCCGAAAATCAGCGAAGCCCGTGGCGCGGTCGGCAATGTGATGCCGTTTCCGATGCCGATGCCAGATAAGTAA
- a CDS encoding integrase core domain-containing protein, whose amino-acid sequence MPWNRESPMDQRIKLIGDWLQGSYSKIELARHYGLSRPTLDKWLARYEAHGVDGLKELSRRPHTSPFKISDEVLELLIAYKREHHSWGPEKLVHNLRIDHPELSWPAVSTAGEWLKRAGLVQKRRFLNRPPAGKNPLRDATAPNQTCAADFKGDFALQNGQRCYPLTITDHVSRFLLLCRAQSSVAGAREGFDWAFREFGLPDVIRTDNGSPFASTGISRISSLAAWWIRLGIYPERIQPGRPDQNGRHERMHRTLKAALLHAPERNLVEQQLAFEQFRQEFNFVRPHKALEMKVPAALYEPSQRQYDGHVPEAVYASDMTIRMVRQNGSMKWKGKMIFVSESLAGEALGLKEVDDDVWDIYLCNYLLGRLKSGETRLSSQQKRKGRPRFQS is encoded by the coding sequence ATGCCCTGGAATCGAGAGTCCCCGATGGATCAACGAATCAAACTCATAGGCGACTGGCTGCAAGGCAGCTACTCAAAAATCGAGCTGGCCCGTCACTACGGGCTCAGCCGGCCTACGTTGGACAAATGGCTTGCACGCTACGAGGCACATGGCGTTGATGGGTTAAAGGAGTTGTCACGGCGCCCGCATACGAGCCCCTTCAAAATCAGCGACGAGGTGCTTGAGTTGCTAATCGCGTACAAGCGCGAGCACCACAGTTGGGGGCCTGAGAAGCTGGTGCATAACCTCAGGATCGATCACCCAGAGTTGTCTTGGCCAGCTGTCAGCACGGCAGGCGAGTGGCTTAAACGAGCAGGCCTGGTGCAGAAACGCCGCTTTCTCAATCGTCCGCCAGCAGGGAAAAATCCGCTGCGCGATGCCACTGCGCCTAATCAGACATGTGCTGCGGACTTCAAAGGAGACTTCGCACTCCAGAACGGCCAACGTTGTTACCCACTGACCATTACCGATCATGTCAGCCGATTTTTATTGCTGTGCAGGGCTCAGAGTAGCGTTGCCGGTGCCCGCGAAGGATTTGACTGGGCATTTCGAGAGTTCGGTTTGCCTGACGTAATCCGCACAGATAATGGCTCCCCCTTTGCCTCCACCGGTATTTCACGCATATCCAGTCTGGCGGCGTGGTGGATACGACTAGGGATCTATCCGGAGAGAATCCAGCCGGGGCGCCCTGACCAGAATGGCCGTCATGAACGCATGCACCGAACGCTCAAGGCTGCATTGCTTCACGCACCGGAACGTAATCTGGTGGAGCAACAGTTGGCATTCGAACAGTTTCGACAGGAGTTCAATTTCGTAAGACCACACAAGGCTTTAGAGATGAAAGTTCCTGCGGCCCTCTACGAGCCATCTCAACGGCAGTACGACGGACACGTGCCCGAGGCCGTTTACGCTTCGGACATGACGATCCGCATGGTCAGGCAGAATGGGTCGATGAAATGGAAAGGTAAGATGATTTTCGTCAGTGAATCCCTGGCAGGTGAGGCGTTAGGGCTCAAGGAAGTGGACGATGATGTGTGGGATATTTACCTTTGTAACTACCTTTTAGGCAGGCTGAAAAGCGGCGAAACCCGCCTTTCAAGCCAGCAGAAACGTAAAGGACGTCCCCGGTTTCAATCGTAA
- a CDS encoding tetratricopeptide repeat protein: MNRTGRTLALGCLLLLQPLLAHAQAGGNSLLIPAMGRCTLNTQPQDLTQALAACQKASDEGDAQAQYELGEFYYDGKNTPRDLNKALAFFEKASLQGHAQAQFKLGTMFFHGEGVPANNVQAYIVLKMAAVNGAEDALDTADEVAEKMPREDLEVATQVLGQIFRKYLMELQSADGRTPFSPLP, encoded by the coding sequence ATGAACCGCACCGGCCGCACCCTTGCATTGGGCTGCCTGTTGCTCCTTCAGCCCCTGCTCGCGCACGCACAAGCAGGCGGCAACTCGTTGTTGATCCCAGCGATGGGTCGCTGCACCCTCAATACTCAGCCGCAAGATCTGACGCAAGCGCTTGCCGCCTGCCAGAAAGCGTCGGATGAAGGGGATGCGCAAGCGCAATACGAGTTGGGTGAGTTCTACTACGACGGTAAAAACACGCCGCGTGACCTCAATAAAGCCCTGGCGTTCTTCGAAAAAGCCTCTCTGCAAGGCCATGCCCAGGCGCAATTCAAACTCGGCACCATGTTCTTCCACGGCGAAGGCGTGCCGGCCAATAACGTTCAGGCGTATATCGTGCTGAAAATGGCCGCGGTCAACGGCGCAGAAGATGCGTTGGACACCGCCGACGAAGTCGCCGAGAAAATGCCTCGCGAAGATCTGGAAGTTGCTACCCAAGTGCTGGGGCAAATCTTCCGTAAATACCTGATGGAATTGCAAAGCGCGGATGGGCGTACGCCGTTTTCGCCTCTTCCCTGA